The DNA sequence CGCTACCCTGAGGTCACCACGGAGTTCAACTTCGTCGACGCGGTGACCATGTGGTTCGTCAAAAACCCCGAATGGTTCGATGTCGTGGTCACCCCCAACATGTTCGGGGATATCATCACCGACCTCGGCGCAATGATCCAGGGAGGGCTGGGCCTTGCACCCGGCGGCAACATCAACCCGGAGGGGACCTCGATGTTCGAACCCATCCACGGGTCGGCACCGAAGTACAAGGGGATGAACAGGGCAAACCCGCTTGCCACCATCTGGGCGGGTTCCCTTCTCCTCGACCACCTCGGAGAACATGCAGGGGCGGCGGCGGTGGTCGGTGCCATCGAGGCGAGCATCGCCGCCGGTGCCACCACCGTGGATCTCGGCGGGTCGCTTGGGACAAGCGACGTCGGCGACTGGATTGCGGATTATCTCCTGAAGACGAGCTGATACCTCTCTTGAGGGGAAATATCCCCCATTTGCAAATATACTATTTTTCAGGCCGGATTTCGGCTCTATGGTCGCTACAGAAGAACGTCATGCACTACGACAGACCCTTAACTCTCAGCTCTTCAGCCTCCAGACCCGGTAGATGGAGACGAGCCCGATGATGACCGCGATGATGTACCCAAAGAGGGCCGCGTTATACGGGATACTGCCCTTTTCATCGGAGAGAAAGAGCATCAGCGACGACCCGATGACGATGGCTGCGGTGATGAGGCCAATCAGGAGATTGTTCGAGGCGCGGTCGATGGAGTTTGCGAGGCGGGCAATGTCCGTTCCGACGACTTCAATTTTCACACTACCATCGGTTGCCTTCATGAGCGCCCGGTTGATCACATGCGGCAGGGAGATGAAGTCGTCGATAACATCGAACGTATCCTTGGTAAAGCGTTTCAGGGTGCTCCGGGAGAAGAAACTCTCCCGTTCGATCTCCGCCACATAGGGGCCGACCTCCTCGGAGAAATGGAAGTGCGGGTCCAGCTTTTTCCCGGTATCAAGTACCATGATGATGACCTTGAGGGCCTGCATCAGGCTCATGGGAACCACCAGCCGATACCGGTTCAGAAGGCCCGGCACCTGCTTCATGAGCCCCCCCAGATCAAACTGCCGGATGTCGTACCCGGAATACTCCCTGAGGATCGTGTAGGTCTCGTCCTTGAAGGAATCGAGGATGCGATCATCGAGATCCACCCCAAGGTCGCGGAACGATGCGATGATCTCATCCACATCGTTGTCGAGAAATCCCATCAGGAGGGCAACAAGGGCCTCCCTCCGCTCGGGCCGGAGAATTGCAAACGCCCCGAAATCCAGAAAGACGAGGTCCCCCTTCATATCCACGAGGAGGTTGCCCCCGTGTGGGTCTGCGTGGAAGAACCCGTATTTGAGGATCTGCTTGATATAGGATTTGATGCCGCGATTGGCGATCTTCTTGGTGTCGAACCCGAGGATCCGTATCGCGTCCACGTCATCGACCCGGACTCCCCGGATATATTCCATGACGAGGAGTCGTGGCCCCGAATACTCCCAGTGAATACGCGGCACCCGCACAGCAGGAACTTCGGTGACGATCTCCCGCAGACGGTCGGCATTCTTTCCGTCGTTGACAAAATCCAGCTCCTTTTGGATCTGGACCGAGAATTCCCTGACGACCCCGCTCGGATTATAGATTTTATACTCGGGAAAATTCTTCTCGACCCGTTCGGCAAGGGAGGCGAGGATCTTCAGGTCCACCTCTATGATGTCTTCTATGCCCGGACGCTGGACCTTGACCGCCACCACTGTCCCGTCCCTGAGCATTGCCCGGTGGACCTGTGAGAGCGAAGCCGATGCGGTCGGCACCTCTTCAAAATATGCGAACGTCTTCTCGATCGGGCCGCAGTATTCTTCTATGGTTCCCCGAACCTCATCGAAGGGGACAGGTTTTACCCTGTCAGTAAGGGCCTGCAGCTCCTCAATGAGCTCCGGGGGGAGCATCTCCCTTCGGGTGCTTACCATCTGCCCGAATTTGATGAATGTCGGCCCCAGTTCCTCAAGGGCAAGGCGCACCCGTTCATACTCGCTCAGGTATATCTCCGGCTCTTTCTTCCTCCTGAACGGACGCCGCCGGGTTGTTGTGCCGGGATACATCTGTTCCAGGGCAATGCCAAAGCCATACTTGATGAGGATGTCGGCGATCTGTCCATATCGCCTGAACCGGGTTACCATGGGTAACCGAAAATAAGCGGTGCACCTAAATATCCTTTCTCTGTGCCGATACCGACCGCCTCCATGGATAGGGGACGAGGAAGAAGAGCACGAGGGCAACAAGGACCGGCAGGACAAAGAGTTGCATCGATGCGGCAAGGCTCGTCATATCTGCATAGAAACCACTGACCGCCACCCCTGCCCCCCCCGCCCCTACGGCAAGACCGAGCATCAGTCCGGAGACCAGGCCGACATTGCCGGGAACCAGTTCATGTGCCATGGTAACCGTCGTCGAGAAGGTGGACCACAGGGCAAATCCGAATGCGATGAGAAACACAAACGACAGCATCCCGGACGTTGCCATGAAGAGCAGGAAGAACGGGATGGAGAGTGCGGTAAAGAAGAGCACAAGCTCCTTTCTCCCATAGGTATCCGAGAGGGTGCCGACGATCACCTGTCCGAGCACTCCGGCAAAGAGCATGCAGGAGACGAGAAGGTTGGCGGAGACGATGTCGAGCCCCTTGACCTGGTGCAGGAAGGTCGGAAGAAACGCCACTGAACCGAATATCGCCCAGGCCCGAAACGCCGAACCGCTGACGAGGATCCCTGCTGCACGGACCATTCGCCGCTGGTCCGCCACGTCACCGCCGACCATCCGGGGAGGCTGCGGTATCGCCGCCACCTCCTGTTCCGACGGGAGAATGCGGTGGAGGACAAACGCCATGAGGACGGCAGGGATCACCATAAGGGCCAGACCATGAAGTCCGTAGAGGGCCACCAGACCGCCGGCAATGATCGGCCCCACGGCAAAGCCGATGTTGCCCCCCACCACGAAGAAGGAGGTGAGCCGCCCGCGGGCCGGGCCGTGCGCCAGCCGGGAGACGAGCCCGAGCGCAGCCGGGTGGAAGAGAGCATGCCCAAGCGCCGCACAGACGGCAAAGAGAAGGATCACCCAGTATGACTGCACCAGCCCGATGGCCGATATGAAGACCGCACAGATGAGTATCGTCACCTTCACCGGGACGGCCTTCCCCCGTGCGTCGTAGAGCCACCCGAAGACCGGTTGGGTAAACGAGGAGGTCAGATTCCACACCGTGACGATGAGCCCAGCCATGAAGTAGCTATAATTGTTCTGGACAATGAGGAGCGGAAGAATGGCGGCGATGACCGGGGAGTAGATGTCGGTCACCACATGCGCCGCAGAGAGGCCGAAGATGGCACGTGTCTCGTTCATGCTCCCTCCTCCCGCACGATGCGGATGAATTCCACCGGGATCGTCACCCGGTCCTTCGTGTGATGCGCAAAGGTTCGCGAGATGGGAAACCGGTGTGTGATGAGCGTATCCACCACCCCGCGGCCACGGATGTAGGCCTCCACAAATCTCGCCGACCCGGCATTGAAGATCCCCCACACCACCTCTGCAGATGCGAGCCCCGCATCGATGAACGGTCGGTCGGCATGGACACGCTGGGCACCAAAGGGCGGGTTCATGATCACGGAGTCAGCGGGCGGGACGGTCATTCCGGCGATATCTCCTTCCAGAAAGGTGATATCCGCATCGATGCAGGCTGCATTGCGCCGTGCCACATCCAGGGCCGCCCCGTCGATATCGATGCCGATCACTTCACCGGCGCCGAGCATCCACGCACCGCACGAGAGAATCCCCGCACCGCACCCGAGGTCAAGCACCCGGAGGCCCCGAATGTCCCCCCGCCGGTCTGCCTCATGGAGAAACCGCGCCGCCACCGTTGCAGGCGTGGCATACTGCTCGAGGGCCGCCTCGGGCCGTTCGAACCCCTCCAGAGTCTCGAGTTCCATCTCCAGGTGCCGGATTTTCACGAATCTCACCTGATCTCATCGATCTGGTAGTCGTCCCAGTCCCTGACCCCGCAGACAATCTCATACTCAGGCGGGGAGAGAACGGGGACGGGAAAGCGGACCTGGTCGTCATAGGCAAGCCGGGGACATGCGGTATTGACATAACACCCGAAGCCGAGATTCAGCAGCGCATCGGGGGAGACCTCACGAAGCGTGATGCAGAATGCTCCTTCCCGGAGACCAAGAAGGCGGCGGGCCTCCTCCCGGCGGGCCTGTCCGGTCTTCGTCGAGAGAATGATACCGGTGCTCGCCGCATCCCGCGCCTTTTCTATCTGGGCAAACCGGCGCCGGAGAAGAGCGTCGGCATCGACCTCCCCCGCCGTTCCGGTCACGGGGTCGAATGCCACGACCCTCGCACCCGTCGCAAGCCGGATGCCGATGGGATGGAAGACTCCCGTCCCGACGAAGAGAACCTCACGTGCCCCGGTTCGTTTTGCGGCCTCGAAGGAGCAGCCGAGCACCTGCCCCCTGAAGGGCGCCCGTGGTGCACCGTCCCGGATAACCGCGGTGATCCCGTGGGACTCGAGCACCCCTGCGATATCGTCGATGAGATGGGCGTGCTGGATGGTGGTGACAAGCCCCACCTCTGTTTCCCGAAGAAGAGGGATGACCGCCTCCACCACCGCCGGGTCAAAATCGTACCTGACGTATTCGTAGATGACACCGTCCCGGTCCTCCACCGGGGCGTGCCCGAAGTGGACGAGAACGTCTGCGAAGGCGAGGGTATCCTCGGCGAGATCGCAGGCGCCGTAACAGGGGTCTCCGCTGATGATCACGTCGTACCCTTCCGCTCTCAGGGCACGTGCAACGGGGAATGCCTGCCTCTTGAGTCCCTCGGGGAACTGGAGGGAGAGCCGCCGGGCACCGGTAGCCCGGATACGGGCAAGGAGATCAGAAGTAAGTATTGATGACATTGACGCCCGTTTCATCGACCTCGATCTCGACCAGTGCCTTGTACTCACGGCCGATATCAACGTTTCCGCGCTTGATGACGACGAGCACGTCCTGCACATGCGCCCCGCACTTCTCAAGCCCTTCGAGCATGGCGACCATCGTCCCTCCGGTCAAAAGCACATCGTCCACGACCGCCACCCGTTCGCCGGCGGCAACACCGTTCATGTAGAGCTCTCCCTTGGAATAGCCGGTCGTCTGGTGAAGGGCACACTCCCCGGGCAGACCGTAGTGCCGCTTTCGGACGATGGTGAGCGGGATGTCGGTCATCAACGAGAGGGTGACCCCGATGTGAATGCCCATCGCCTCGGCAACCACTATCTTGTCGACATTTTCGAGGTCGAGAACACGCGCCATGCCGACGGCCACTTCCCGCAGGAGGCCCGGTTCGACGACCGGCACCCCGTCGCTGATCGGGTGAATGAAATAGTTATATTCGCCGCGACGTACAATCGGACAGTTCTCCAGTGATGCAACAAGTTTGTCAAACATTCATTTCACCTATATCATGCAAAAAATTCTCAATCGCCTGTGTGGAGACATGCGGCATGCAGACGATGCGCATATGGCCGTCCCGTGTCCGGGAGACCTGCCATCCCTCCGGGGTATTCGGGCACTCGAAGGCGGCGACATTGACCTCGGGTTCGACGACGACAGGGTAGCCGTAGCCTTCCATGCCGTCAATCAGAAGGCGTGTCCTGTCCATGCACTCCCGGACGATCCGGGTAAAGCCATCCCGTCCAAGGAGCTGAAGGACGGCCCATGCCCCGACGACCGCACCGCCCGGGCGGGTCCCTGCAAGAGTGAACTCCTTTTTTACAGTCAGGTACGGGGTATCAACATTGAGGGCGCAGAGCATCGATTCTTCCCGCGTCAGGAGGCATCCGACGGGAATCGTCGACATCCCCATCTTGTGCGGGTCCACAGAGATGCTTGCGACACCATCCAGACGGAAATCAAAGACCGGTGCGTCTTCGAGAAACGGGAGGACCAACCCCCCGAAGGCGGCATCCACATGGAGGTGGACCTGTCGTTCGAGGGCAAGTTCGGCAAGGCGCTCGATCGGATCGACAACACCATATTCGGTCGTCCCGGCGATCCCTACAAGGGCAATCGTCTGGTCGTCAATGAAGCGTTCCGCCGCATCCACATCCATTCGGTACCTTCCGTCCGAGGGGACGGTGCGCATCTCAAGGCCGAGGAGATCACAGGCCTTCTCAAAGGAGAAATGAGCCGACTCCGGGACGACGACATTCGGCGATGCAACGGGTTTTGCCTTCCGGGCTATCCGCAATGCCTGGATATTGGACTCCGTCCCGCCGGACGTCGCATAGCCGCATACCCCGGAGAGGTGGAGCAGTGATCCGAGTTCTTCGGTCAGAAGGGTCTCTATCTCGGCAGTCCCCTGAAAAAGGCCCGGATCGCCCAGGTTCGACTCAATAAACATCTCCTGCACCTTCACTGCAAGCGGATGCGGAAGGGTGCACATTGAGGAGAGGACCTTGCGGTAGCAGCGGTCTTTTGCTTTCTGAGAAGAGAGAAAAGAGAGGATCTTTTCTTCAGGACAACCCGCCGTTCGCATTACTTTCTCGCCATCTCGAGGAGTATCCGCTGCTCGGTCCGTGCAGCGGTCTCACGGATTTTCGGCACCGCATCGATATTTGCGGAGACGCTGGTAATCCCGGTACGGATGAGCCATTCGACCATCTCGGGGTCGGACCCTGCCTGCCCGCAGATGGAGCACTCGACGCCGCCTTCGCGGCACCGGCCGATGGCATACTCGATGAGTTTGAGTACTGCCGGATGTTTAGGTTCGTACATGCCCGCAACATTCTGGTTGTTGCGGTCGATTGCAAGGGTGTACTGGATGAGATCGTTCGTGCCGAAGGAGGCGAAGTTGATGCCCGCCGCGATGAAGTCGTCGATGAGAAGAGCACTGGACGGAATCTCGATCATGACGCCGAGGGTGGTGTTTGCCACATCGACGCCCCATCCCGCGAGCATGGCACGGGCGGCGATGAACTCACGCGGGTGGCCGACGAGCGGGAACATGAGGCCCATGTTCGAGTAGCCTTCGGCCCAGAGACGCTTGAACGCCTCCACCTGAAGGCGGAACTGCTCGGTCTGCTGGAGGTCGCGCCGGATGCCGCGCCATCCGAGCATCGGGTTGTGCTCGTCGGGTTCGTTCTCTCCACCCTCCATGTTCCGGAACTCGTCGGTGGGTGCATCAAGCGTGCGGACCCAGACCGGTTTTCCGGGGAATGCATCGAGGACCGTTTTAATCCCACGGTAGAGTTCTTCTACGAATTCCTCTTCCTTGTTGTGTGCAATAAACCAGCCGGGGGTCCGGTTGAGACCAAGGATCAGGTGCTCGATTCTCAGGAGCCCGACACCATCCGCACCGGTCGCCGCAGCACGTGCAGCGGCCTCGGGAAGTGAGACATTGACCTTGATGGAGGTGCCGGTGATGATCGGTGCCGCGACAAACCCTCCAACAGGGGCGGGCGCCTCCTCCCGGGGGGCACTGACCCTCCCTTCGAAGACCAGTCCCTTTTCACCATCGACCGTTACGACCTGTCCCTCTTTGAGGGTCTGGGTCGCCGTGCGTGTACCGACAACGGCAGGCGTTCCGAGTTCACGGGAGACGATGGCCGCATGGCAGGTCATGCCTCCTTCATCGGTGATGATGGCGCAGACCTTGCGCATACCCGGGACCATGTCCGGGTTGGTCATCTTTGCAACCATGATGTCTCCTTCCTTCACCTTCGCAAGATCCCTGACCGAATCCACGATGACGACTTCGCCGGTGGCAATCCCCGGGGAGGCGCCCTGTCCTTCCAGAATTATTGATACATTTTCCTGCACGGTCGCAGCCTCCTTGGAATGCATTTGTGAGATGGTGGTAATCGGACGGGACTGGAGAATGTAGATGGTGCCCTCCACAATGCTCCACTCGACGTCCTGCGGGTTTCCATAGTGATCCTCGGCGATCTTCCCGTACCGGGCAAGATCGGCAATCTCGCTGTCGGAGAGGACCGGGATGTCACGGCGATCGGCGGGAACCGGCACTTCCTTGGTGCCATGGTCGCCATCCGGGAGGATCTCGATATTTTTGGTGGCAATGTACCGGTCAACGACCTTCTTTGAACGCTGATCAAAGACATAATTGTCTGGCGATACGGCACCCGAAACAACAGCCTCGCCCAAACCCCAGGACCCTTCGATAATCGTGGTCGGCTCCCCGGTCACGGGGTGCGAGGAGAACAGGACACCGGCCTTTTCTGACTTGACCAGCTGCTGCACGACGACGGCAATATCGACACTCCGATCGTCGAAGCCCTGCTTGGCGCGGTAGTAGATTGCCCGTGCACCATAGAGGGACGCCCAGCACATCTGGACCGCCTCAAGGAGGTTTGCATCCCCCTTGATATTGAGGTAGGTCTCCTGCTGGCCGGCAAAGCTTGCATCCGGGAGGTCTTCGGCCGTCGCACTGGACCGGACCGCAACGATGACGCCCTCACCCATGGAGCCGTAGGCGGAAATGATCTTCTCGCGCAGGTCCATCGGCATTGACGCCTTCATGACGATCTCCTTCACCCGTGTCGCGGTCGATTCAAGGAGGTCGGCATCCTCAACGTCAAGCCCCTGCAGAAGGGAAAAAACCGCTTCATCGATGTTGGTTTCCTCAAGGAAACGTCTGAAGGCCTGCGCGGTGACGACGAACGCACCGGGGACCGGCAGACCGACCGAGGTCATTTCTCCGAGGGAGGCACCTTTCCCCCCAACCGACGGAATGTCCTCTTTTTTTATCTCTGCAAGCCACAGAATATCTGGCATCTTGGTCATGCTCATTACCACCTGATGATTGTGTGTAATATTCTTCTGAGTACCTAATTAGGTTTGCCAACCGGGCCACCGTGGGAAACCATGAATAGACGATACGTGAAGTAAATATGGGGAACAATAGTGACTTTCAAAGTTCTTGTCAGTGATGCACTGGCAGATGAAGGAGTAGATATCCTCCGGGAATACTGTGACGTAGATGTAAAGACCGGTCTTCCCGAAGAGGAACTGGTCGGCATCATCGGCGAATATGACGGCCTTTTGGTCAGAAGCGGGACCCAGGTGACGCCTGCGGTCATAGAAGCGGCGGACAGACTCAAGTTCATCGGCCGTGCGGGTGCAGGGGTCGACAATATCAACCTCGAGGCGGCAACGAAGCGCGGCATCATCGTTGCAAACGCCCCCTCGGGAAACACCCTCGCAGCATGTGAACACACCCTTGCAATGATGATGTCCCTTGCCCGCAACATCCCGCAGGCGACGGCATCCGTCAAGGCGGGGGAATGGAAACGGTCGAAGTTCATGGGTGTCGAACTCAATGAGAAGACCCTCGGTATCGTCGGATTTGGCAGGATCGGGCAGGAACTCGCCCAGCGTGCGAATGCCCTCAGGATGCGCTGCATCGCCTACGACCCGTATATCAATGCCGACCGCGCAAAACAGCTCGGCGTAGAGGTCTGCACCCTGGCCGAACTGTTTCCGCAGGCGGATTTCATCACCGTCCACACGCCGCTCGTCAAGGAGACACGCCACATGATCAACAAGGACACCCTTGCAACCATGAAGGACGGCGTGCGGATCATCAACTGTGCCCGTGGCGGCATCATCGATGAAGATGCACTCTATGACGCAATCGTGGCCGGCAAGGTTGCAGGCGCCGCTCTCGATGTCTTCGAGGAGGAACCTCCCAAAGATGCGAAGATCGTCACTCTCGAGCAGGTCATCACCACGCCGCATCTCGGGGCAAGCACGGTCGAGGCCCAGCAGAATGTGGCGGTCTCGGTGGCAAAACAGTGCATCGAGGTTCTGGAAGGCGGCTCTGCAAAGTTCGTCGTCAATGTCCCCATGGTCCCCCCCGACCAGAAGGAGCGTATCGAACCCTATGCGAAACTTGCAGAGAAGATGGGCAAACTCCTGATGCAGCTGATCGAAGGCAGGATCTCAACCATCGAGATAGAATACGGCGGCAAGGCAGCCGAGTTCGGCCAGAGCACGAAATACATCACAAGGGTCGCCCTCAAGGGCCTGCTCGACCAGATCCTGCAGGGCGGCGTCAATATCGTCAATGCCGAGTTTGAGGCAACCTCCCGCGGCATCAAGGTCTCGGAATCCATTACGGAGGAGTCGAAGGGTTTCACGAATATCATGACCATCCGTGTCACGACGGACACCATGTCCGAGTCCGTTTCCGGCAACGTGTCCTCCGCCGACAAACTGCGCATCGTCGCCATCGGCGAGTACATGACCGATATGACACCCGGCGGCGATGTCGTCATCTCACGGCACCAGGATGTGCCGGGGGTCATCGGCCAGTTCGCGACCATCATCGGCCGACACGGCGTAAACATTGCCGGGATGCAGGTCGGCCGCAACCAGCCGGGACAGCAGGCCATCATGGTTCTCAATGTGGACGCCCCGGTACCTCAGGAAGCGATGGACGAGATCCTCACCATCGAGGGCGTCTTCACCGCAAAATACGCGAGCATCTAAAACGGTGCCCCATCCTTTTTTTTTAACTGCCGTCGACAGCAGCTGAATTCAATTATCCGGGCATCAGGGCTGACGTTATGAACCTCCCGTGAGGGCTCCATTTTCGCGCGATCACTACCGTTTGAACGCCTCTTCCAGTGACCGCTAAATGCAAAACCAACACTATTTATACCCCGAACACATATTCTATAGAGCACCAGTTTCTGGGGCTCGTGGTCTAGCAGGTTATGACGTCGCCCTGACATGGCGGAGGTCTTGAGTTCGAATCTCAACGAGCCCACTTTTCATATCTTTTCTCCTCCAGCCTCCCGGCTGCAATTTTCAATTCACCTTATGTCGTCCATCCGGTAATTCCCTCCCGAAATCACCATAACGGACAAAACCCAACACTGGATACGAACGAGGGGAAACCAGCGATGAACGTTCTTTTTGTTGTCTGCGGTGAAGGGCTCGGCCATACATCACGGTGCCTGCATACGGCACGCTATCTCGAAGCGCACGGATTCACCTGCCATTTTGCCGCATATGACACCTCTTTCCGTTTTCTTCAGCGGCAGGGATGGCAACGCCTTCACCGGACGCCGCGGGAGGTGACGCTCGCCGGCAATAACGGATTTTTTACCCTCACCGGCACCCTCAACGACTCGAAGGGTGTACCGGTCAACATGTACCGATCATACCGGATGGTGCAGGACCTCATCGACGCCGAGCATATCGACCTTGTCGTTGCCGATACCATGTATGCCGCCGTTGTTGCCGCCCGCCGGAAGGGGGTTCCAACGGTCTTTATCACAAACCAGAATACGTTCTGCACCCTTTCCGGAGAGAGCGCGGCAGCATGGAAGGCACTCGGACGAATGGTCAGTTCCTTCTTCTCCCTCCCCGATGCGATCGTGGTTCCCGACTTCGCACCGCCAGACACGATATCCGGCTACAACCTGACCATTCCCGACACCATGAACGGAAAGGTGCGGTTTGTGGGGCCGATGCTCGCCATCGACCGCGCAGCCTACCCGGTCAGCAGCGACACCGTCTTTGCGAGCTTCGGGGGCGAACCGTTCAAGGTCCCCCTCTATCACCGGCTCGCAGACATCGCCCGGCGGCGGGAGGATCTCTCCTTCAGCGTCTTCTCCAATGCCGACGGACTCCCGCCCGCATCGAAAAACTTCACACCCT is a window from the Methanovulcanius yangii genome containing:
- a CDS encoding ABC1 kinase family protein, whose translation is MVTRFRRYGQIADILIKYGFGIALEQMYPGTTTRRRPFRRKKEPEIYLSEYERVRLALEELGPTFIKFGQMVSTRREMLPPELIEELQALTDRVKPVPFDEVRGTIEEYCGPIEKTFAYFEEVPTASASLSQVHRAMLRDGTVVAVKVQRPGIEDIIEVDLKILASLAERVEKNFPEYKIYNPSGVVREFSVQIQKELDFVNDGKNADRLREIVTEVPAVRVPRIHWEYSGPRLLVMEYIRGVRVDDVDAIRILGFDTKKIANRGIKSYIKQILKYGFFHADPHGGNLLVDMKGDLVFLDFGAFAILRPERREALVALLMGFLDNDVDEIIASFRDLGVDLDDRILDSFKDETYTILREYSGYDIRQFDLGGLMKQVPGLLNRYRLVVPMSLMQALKVIIMVLDTGKKLDPHFHFSEEVGPYVAEIERESFFSRSTLKRFTKDTFDVIDDFISLPHVINRALMKATDGSVKIEVVGTDIARLANSIDRASNNLLIGLITAAIVIGSSLMLFLSDEKGSIPYNAALFGYIIAVIIGLVSIYRVWRLKS
- a CDS encoding MFS transporter codes for the protein MNETRAIFGLSAAHVVTDIYSPVIAAILPLLIVQNNYSYFMAGLIVTVWNLTSSFTQPVFGWLYDARGKAVPVKVTILICAVFISAIGLVQSYWVILLFAVCAALGHALFHPAALGLVSRLAHGPARGRLTSFFVVGGNIGFAVGPIIAGGLVALYGLHGLALMVIPAVLMAFVLHRILPSEQEVAAIPQPPRMVGGDVADQRRMVRAAGILVSGSAFRAWAIFGSVAFLPTFLHQVKGLDIVSANLLVSCMLFAGVLGQVIVGTLSDTYGRKELVLFFTALSIPFFLLFMATSGMLSFVFLIAFGFALWSTFSTTVTMAHELVPGNVGLVSGLMLGLAVGAGGAGVAVSGFYADMTSLAASMQLFVLPVLVALVLFFLVPYPWRRSVSAQRKDI
- a CDS encoding METTL5 family protein → MKIRHLEMELETLEGFERPEAALEQYATPATVAARFLHEADRRGDIRGLRVLDLGCGAGILSCGAWMLGAGEVIGIDIDGAALDVARRNAACIDADITFLEGDIAGMTVPPADSVIMNPPFGAQRVHADRPFIDAGLASAEVVWGIFNAGSARFVEAYIRGRGVVDTLITHRFPISRTFAHHTKDRVTIPVEFIRIVREEGA
- the dph2 gene encoding diphthamide biosynthesis enzyme Dph2, translated to MSSILTSDLLARIRATGARRLSLQFPEGLKRQAFPVARALRAEGYDVIISGDPCYGACDLAEDTLAFADVLVHFGHAPVEDRDGVIYEYVRYDFDPAVVEAVIPLLRETEVGLVTTIQHAHLIDDIAGVLESHGITAVIRDGAPRAPFRGQVLGCSFEAAKRTGAREVLFVGTGVFHPIGIRLATGARVVAFDPVTGTAGEVDADALLRRRFAQIEKARDAASTGIILSTKTGQARREEARRLLGLREGAFCITLREVSPDALLNLGFGCYVNTACPRLAYDDQVRFPVPVLSPPEYEIVCGVRDWDDYQIDEIR
- the hpt gene encoding hypoxanthine/guanine phosphoribosyltransferase, translating into MFDKLVASLENCPIVRRGEYNYFIHPISDGVPVVEPGLLREVAVGMARVLDLENVDKIVVAEAMGIHIGVTLSLMTDIPLTIVRKRHYGLPGECALHQTTGYSKGELYMNGVAAGERVAVVDDVLLTGGTMVAMLEGLEKCGAHVQDVLVVIKRGNVDIGREYKALVEIEVDETGVNVINTYF
- the mfnA gene encoding tyrosine decarboxylase MfnA → MRTAGCPEEKILSFLSSQKAKDRCYRKVLSSMCTLPHPLAVKVQEMFIESNLGDPGLFQGTAEIETLLTEELGSLLHLSGVCGYATSGGTESNIQALRIARKAKPVASPNVVVPESAHFSFEKACDLLGLEMRTVPSDGRYRMDVDAAERFIDDQTIALVGIAGTTEYGVVDPIERLAELALERQVHLHVDAAFGGLVLPFLEDAPVFDFRLDGVASISVDPHKMGMSTIPVGCLLTREESMLCALNVDTPYLTVKKEFTLAGTRPGGAVVGAWAVLQLLGRDGFTRIVRECMDRTRLLIDGMEGYGYPVVVEPEVNVAAFECPNTPEGWQVSRTRDGHMRIVCMPHVSTQAIENFLHDIGEMNV
- the ppsA gene encoding phosphoenolpyruvate synthase, with product MTKMPDILWLAEIKKEDIPSVGGKGASLGEMTSVGLPVPGAFVVTAQAFRRFLEETNIDEAVFSLLQGLDVEDADLLESTATRVKEIVMKASMPMDLREKIISAYGSMGEGVIVAVRSSATAEDLPDASFAGQQETYLNIKGDANLLEAVQMCWASLYGARAIYYRAKQGFDDRSVDIAVVVQQLVKSEKAGVLFSSHPVTGEPTTIIEGSWGLGEAVVSGAVSPDNYVFDQRSKKVVDRYIATKNIEILPDGDHGTKEVPVPADRRDIPVLSDSEIADLARYGKIAEDHYGNPQDVEWSIVEGTIYILQSRPITTISQMHSKEAATVQENVSIILEGQGASPGIATGEVVIVDSVRDLAKVKEGDIMVAKMTNPDMVPGMRKVCAIITDEGGMTCHAAIVSRELGTPAVVGTRTATQTLKEGQVVTVDGEKGLVFEGRVSAPREEAPAPVGGFVAAPIITGTSIKVNVSLPEAAARAAATGADGVGLLRIEHLILGLNRTPGWFIAHNKEEEFVEELYRGIKTVLDAFPGKPVWVRTLDAPTDEFRNMEGGENEPDEHNPMLGWRGIRRDLQQTEQFRLQVEAFKRLWAEGYSNMGLMFPLVGHPREFIAARAMLAGWGVDVANTTLGVMIEIPSSALLIDDFIAAGINFASFGTNDLIQYTLAIDRNNQNVAGMYEPKHPAVLKLIEYAIGRCREGGVECSICGQAGSDPEMVEWLIRTGITSVSANIDAVPKIRETAARTEQRILLEMARK
- the serA gene encoding phosphoglycerate dehydrogenase codes for the protein MTFKVLVSDALADEGVDILREYCDVDVKTGLPEEELVGIIGEYDGLLVRSGTQVTPAVIEAADRLKFIGRAGAGVDNINLEAATKRGIIVANAPSGNTLAACEHTLAMMMSLARNIPQATASVKAGEWKRSKFMGVELNEKTLGIVGFGRIGQELAQRANALRMRCIAYDPYINADRAKQLGVEVCTLAELFPQADFITVHTPLVKETRHMINKDTLATMKDGVRIINCARGGIIDEDALYDAIVAGKVAGAALDVFEEEPPKDAKIVTLEQVITTPHLGASTVEAQQNVAVSVAKQCIEVLEGGSAKFVVNVPMVPPDQKERIEPYAKLAEKMGKLLMQLIEGRISTIEIEYGGKAAEFGQSTKYITRVALKGLLDQILQGGVNIVNAEFEATSRGIKVSESITEESKGFTNIMTIRVTTDTMSESVSGNVSSADKLRIVAIGEYMTDMTPGGDVVISRHQDVPGVIGQFATIIGRHGVNIAGMQVGRNQPGQQAIMVLNVDAPVPQEAMDEILTIEGVFTAKYASI
- a CDS encoding glycosyltransferase family protein, with amino-acid sequence MNVLFVVCGEGLGHTSRCLHTARYLEAHGFTCHFAAYDTSFRFLQRQGWQRLHRTPREVTLAGNNGFFTLTGTLNDSKGVPVNMYRSYRMVQDLIDAEHIDLVVADTMYAAVVAARRKGVPTVFITNQNTFCTLSGESAAAWKALGRMVSSFFSLPDAIVVPDFAPPDTISGYNLTIPDTMNGKVRFVGPMLAIDRAAYPVSSDTVFASFGGEPFKVPLYHRLADIARRREDLSFSVFSNADGLPPASKNFTPYGFVPDLYPHLARAKVAILHGGLTSLHESLFFGKPVVVVIDPHHPEQGNNARKIQDMGAGVIVRGDTATEDNLEAAIDAAAALRPPGVAHLFGHQDGRTGTLRVIEEIL